A segment of the Acidobacteriota bacterium genome:
ACTGTGGCTCCGCTCGCATCCCCCATTTTCGGGTAAGGGGGCATGCTCGCTCCGCCACTCAAAACAAAGCACCAGGATTTTTCCCTTGACCCCGCCGCCCCCTTCATAGATGCGCCACCCGCGATCCCTGCTTTTTTGTGGCCACGATCTCTGCACGCTCACAGCCTGTCATAGGAAATAAGCTCAATTTCCAGACCTGTCACAAGCTCGCGGATGCGCTTGTTGGTGAGAGCCCCAAGTTCCGTTTCCCTCTCAACACGGAGCCGTGTGGGGGTTGACAGCAGTGCCTCGTCAACATAACCGGGATGGCACATCAACTCGCTTGTTCCCTTCGGTAGCCCACGGAGAAGCGTTCCCAGAATTGTGACATCCAGAAAGCCCGTTTGACTAAGCCCGAAAAGGCGGTCCGGCCGATGCAGGCCTGCCTCCACAACTTTTTTCGCCTGGAGTGTAGCAAGTGTAGAAAGCGCCCGGCCTAACAGGAATTGCCTGCTCATGCGCATCCATCCACTGCGCCCCGAAAGCAGAGGCCCAAGCGCGCTTGAAGCTGGCTCAACGGGGCAACGGATGCAGCCGATCCTATATTCCCGGGCGAGCTTGACCACCACGCTGAAGATTTGGGGCAGCAAATGGATATGTTTGTGGCTGTCCAGGTGGGTGATGCGGGTCCCAGTCGATAAAACCTTATCAATCTGGCTTCGAAGTTCTGTCTCGACCTCGCCAAGCCTGACCCTTCGCGTAAGAATTTGCCGTGCCAGGATCCCCGGACCTGGACAAAAATCCCCTTCGGACGTGACAATTGAAGGAACCTGGGAGGCTGGAGAGACCGGGCGCCCCTGCGTCAAGTTGAGGTGGACGCCAACGCCAAGAGCCGGCGCAGTTGTAATGGCTGTCACGGCGGAATCAAAGGCCACGCCGTTTGCCATCAGCGTCGTGCTGGTGATGATGCCGTTCTTGTGGCCGTCAAGAATGGCCCGGTTTACTCCTTCGGTCAGACCGAAGTCGTCAGCGTTCACAATCAGCTTTTTCATCTGGACGCCGTTACAACGGAGGAACTTTTCTGTCTTTCATTGCTGAACGACATCGAATAATGGCTTACCATCACAAGCCCCAGAGCAACCCAGAACAGAGTACGGATCTTCCGGATGATCGCCAGCGATACGCCCTCGACCGCGCCGTAGCCCACGGTCTTGAGCACAAGAGCAGCACCGCCCTCATCCACACCAACGCGCATCGGGACAAAGGCGAAGAACAGATTTACAATCCGGTTGACCGTTTCAACCATGAAGGCGGCGAATAAAGAGGTGCGGTGCGTCGTTAAACCAAGAATGATCCAGGCTTCGATCACACCAGCACAGATGGCCAGTAGCTCAAGAACCAGAACAAGGGCCGAAGAGGTTTTATGCGCATGCCAGAAGCCACAGACATTTTCTTCGAACAGGGTTACCTTCTCACGTTCATCGCGGAGGTGGTCCGCCCAACGGAAATTGAATCTTTCCAGCCCATCAAGCACCGTGCTGAGCAGCCGATAGCGCTTCTTGATGACGAATCCAATCAGGGAGCCTGCAACGAGCAGGCTGCAAAGGGTCATCAGGATTCCTGTGCGTATTGAAGAACGGAGAGGAAATTCCGTGATGAAAAGTACAAGACCGCTAGCTACGATCAGCCCTGTAGCAAAGCTGTAAGCAAGGTTTTCAACCACCACTGACGATGCGCTGTGCTCAGCCGTGACATGTTTTGACAGGGTGACACCTTTCACTGTCTCACCCAGCAGCGGCCCAAGGAAGGTCAAATCCGTAATTGCTTCTCCGGCAATGCGTATTCCAAATAGGTCCCCAAACCCGACTTGTCGTGCCTGAGGTTCAATCGCGCAATACCAGGCCGAAGTTCTGAGAAGGTGCCTGATACCCGAAATCATAATCAGGAGGAGGAAGTCCAAGCCAACATCGTACACACGAGAGGCTATCACAGCAGGTCCTGTTTCAGCAACTAGGATGGTAAACAACCCTATGCAGATCAATAGCATGGCAACTTTGATGGCTTGCTTGAACATCAGTCTTGGCGCCTCGGTCTAGACGGAACTTCAATCTCTAACTAGCAGAGGGTTTGTAACTCTGATATGGACGTAATAACAGCTCATGCCGTTTCGTTGAGACACAAATGGTTTATATGCGTTGGTGATTTACCGCAGGGAGGAATTACTTTCGTAATTTTTTCTATATATTAGCCGGATTTTGCGTATGGACGCGTCGATACGTCCTTTTCGCATTTTTCTGTTCTCAATAGCCCGATAGCTCTCCAGGCCATCGTAGGCCACACGCCAAAATAGACGAACCTAAGGGCTTAATACAAACTAGGAGAACAAGATACAGGGATTGACCCAAAGAAGCGGCTGCAAGGCTAGGAGCTTCCGCCTAGCGGAGGTAGAACTACAGAGGCTGTCGGCGGTGGATTGAAGTCTGTTAGCCCACAAACTCTCCGGGCCTGGATTGGCCTAGAATATCCACTCGGCCCAGGTTCCGGCAGATCAACCGGTTTTTGGAGGCTCGTTGGTCACGAGCACCTGTCCACCGCTTTGAGTAATTAAGTGGAGGTTGCCGGAGCCCACCAGGCTCCTGAAGCGAGGCAGTGCAGAATCGTATGCCACCAAATAGTACCGTTGGTTTGAAAGCCACAGCTTCTTGAAATCTGTGTCATTTATGAACACATCAGGTGCCCCGGGGGCATTGGACCCGTATTCAAGATTTGTCACCCTTCCGTTCAGGAGCAACCCTCCGCGATTGGTGTAAAAAAAGACAGCAGAAAAGGCGTAGTACTGGTCGTCGACAATCAGTTTCCCCGCGGGAGCCTGCTTGAGCGATTCTGCGAGGGGGTGAGAAGACATATAAGGATCGAAAATGGCCATTGCCAATCTAGCCGCATGGATGAAGAGCACCATCATCAACGCAATAGCGAGATAGGCCCGTTTCGTTTTCAGGAACCACGCTCCAATTGCACCAAGCAGGAAAGCAACTGCTGCGAGTGCCAGTGGCGCGCGCAAATACGCGAACGACCGCAGCGTAAGGTCTTCCAGATGGCCCAGGGCAAGAGTGTAGGCGGCTGGGTGGCTTGTCAGCGCCGAAGAAATATCGCCCGGTGTGGCAATTCCTCGGACCAGAACAAGGATTGCTGCAGCGGCAATCGCACAGAGGCCCATAAGAATGGCTAGAAACTTCGTTCCGTAATGCAGCCAGGCGCTTTCGCCCTCCGTTGCCATGGCGGAACCCAACAACAATGCAAAAGCGGGATAGCAGGGCATGGTGTAGTATTCCTGCGTCGTTGAAAACGTGAAAAAAACAAGAACAAATCCAACCCAGCACAGGGCCAACAGGCGGGCACGTCCGGCACGATTCGCGGGCTTGTAGGAAAGCCGAGCCGTGGCCGGCAGGTAAACGGCCCAGGGAAAGAGCCAGACAAGGTTCAGCAGCCAGAAATAGAGGCGGGGAACAGTGTTGTAGTCGCGCGGATAGCGCAGATTCAGGAAGCGCAGAAGTTGTTCGTTTATAAAGTAGAACCACAGAAAGCCGTGATACTCTCCCGGCCCGCTATGCAGTGTGAGGGCAAAGTAGGGAGGATTTCGAAGTGTGGCCAGTATGTGCCAGGGGGCGGCGATCAGAAAAACCACAAGCACTCCACTCCACAGATGGAGCCGCTGCCAGGTTCGTTTCAACAGCAGTTGGCGCGTTACGAGAAGGTACACGAGGGCGGCACCGCACGGGAAAACCACGGCGATCAGGCTCTTCAGCAGGAGACCCACGCCCAGGCTTGCAGCCAGGATGAATGCCCAAAGTCGCGGATGGGGTTCATCTTCTTCGAGGGTGCGCAGAAACGCCAGCAGTGCGAGAGCGATCGTCCCCGTCAACATGACATCGGGGATAAGTATCCTTGTAAAGAGATATAGTCCGACGCATGTGGCCAGGCACAAGCCCGCGTAAAAACCTGCGCGGCGCCCAAAGGCCCACCCGCCAAACCAGGCCGTCAGCAGGCAAAGCCCAATTGCTGCCAGGGCAATCGGGATGCGGGCAGCCCAGTCGTGCACTCCAAAAACAATGTAAGATGTCGCTATGGTCCAATAGACGAGCGGCGCCTTTTCGAGGTATGCAATGCCATCCAGGCGCGCTGTTACCCAGTCGCCCGAGGCCAGCATGTTGCGAGCGATCTGCGCCTGTACTGCATCCACATCATCCATCAGGGAAGGTGGTGAAGCTACAGAGCCCAGAAAAATGACTGATGCAAAAAGAAGGACGATTACGTAAAGGTAACGACCTTTTCGAGGGATTCCTGACGCGGCTCGGGTATCTGTGTTGTCTGGATCTGCCATTTATTTAACCAAAGGAAAAATATCATCAGCCCCCAAAGATGGAAGCCCAAATTTTGGCGCCGCTCCATATGTTGGCGGATGAAATTCTGGATCATATCAGCGCGAAACAGCCTTGTCCGGTTGACTGCGTTGGCTGAGAGCGTGTCCCTCAGCAATTCCAGCAACGGGCCGCGCAACCAGTCGTGCGTGGGGATATCGAGGCCTATTTTTTTCCGGCGTAACACAACGGGTGGGAGCTTCCCCTTCATCAACTCTTCTAACACGTATTTTCGCCTGTTTCCGCGGATTTTAAACTCTGCCGGAAGAGACGCGCAGAATTCAACAAGACGATGGTCGAGGAACGGCGGTCTGACTTCCAGCGCGTGCGCCATGCTCATACGATCGGTCTTATAGAGGATGTCGTCCGGCAGATAGCAGACCTGGTCAAGCCAGAGGAAACGATTCAGGCTTCCAAGCGTGCTGGGTCCCGGGGGAATCTGTCTAAGGACGCTGTCGAGACATTCAGCGTCAGCCCCTGCGAAGAAGGATTTTTTCTCGGCTTCCGAGAACGTTCCGTTCCAGTGCAGGTGGGCCCTTTCAGCAGAAAGAAGCGACCCTTCCAGGAATCGCTTCAATTTGTAATCGAGGCCGATTTTTTCGTCGGAGGCTGGCACGCATTGAGCGACCCTCAGAGCGGCCTGGCGCACGAACCGTGGAAATCGCCGCGCAAGGCCTGCCCACTTGTCCGCCACGTAGGTCAGATAGCCACCTAGAAGTTCGTCGCCGCCTTCGCCGCTGAGCGCGACCGTCACATGCTGGCGGCTCATTTTGGACAGGAACCAGACCGGAAGCGCGCCGGAATCGGCGCTGGGCTCATCGGAGAAGTAAGCGAACTCTTCAATTGCGCTGGCGAGGTCCGTTTCAGGATTCAGGTCAAATTCGTGATGATCGGTTCCGTAATGCGAAGAGACTTGCCGGACATAATCTGTTTCGTCAAAGCTCCGTCCGCGGAACGTGATCGAGAATGTCTTCAATTTTGAAGGAGTGGCATCCGCCGCATAGTGCAGGATTGTGGAGGAATCAATCCCGCCGCTAAGCCAGATCCCAAGCGGCACATCAGAAATCATGTGCTCGCGCATGGACTCGCGCAGCAGAAAATCCAGCTGTTCTTTGGCGGTCTCAAATGTCCAACGCTGCTCTTCCTGGAAAGAAAGGCGCCAGAAGCATTGTGTGCTGATCTGGCCGTCGCGCCATTCGAGCAGGTGTCCTGGCGGGAGTTTTTCAATTCCTTCCACGAGCGTCCAGGGGCAGGGCACGTAATTCAGGGAAAGAAAACAGTTGAGCCCTTCCAGGCTGAGCCGGCGCTCGACTTCAGGATGTACGAATATGGACTTCAGCTCAGAACCGAAAATAACATCACCGTTGAGGCGGTATACGTACAGCGGTTTGATGCCCAGGCGGTCACGGGCCAAAACCAGCCGTTTACTCGATTCCGTCCACAGCGCGGCTGCGAACATCCCGCGGAGCCGCGAGAAGCAATCCGTATCCCATTCCCGAAACGCTTCGAGGACGGTTTCGGTGTCGGTCCGTGTCTTGAAACGATGCCCCAGCCCTTCCAGCTCTTTTCGGAGTTCGGCATAATTGTAGACTTCACCATTGAAGGCAATAACGGTATCGCCGTCTTCGGCCACAATGGGCTGGTCGCCGGAATCAAGGTCAATGATTTTGAGGCGTGTTGCCCCAAGTGCGGCAAGATTGGACTGGTAGACCCCTTGCTGGTCAGGCCCTCTGTGGATCAACGTTGCCACAGCCTCACGGATGCGGTCACTATCAGCTTCAAATTTCTTACGAGTAAAACCAGTAATGCCACACAAGGGCGTTGCCTCAAAGAATCCGAGAAAGCCTTCGATGACTTCGGGCCTGTTCAAGCTTTGCCGAAATATTTATATCCGGACAAGAACAAGCAGGTATCTTAGCGCTTAATGCCCTTTACTTGCAATGAGGTGGCGGTCGCCACCAAAGTTGACGAGTCTGGGGCATCCCGGTAAAATGGTGAATGGGTCTGTTCGTGCCGAAGTCAGTGTCCCCAGGGGCCCCCGGCTCGAAACCTATCCTGAACATCTAGCGAGACATCAAAATGAATGCAAACGATCTTCGGCCAGGAATGGTCATCAATCACAACGGCGAACTCTTTTCCATTCACAAGGCCGAACACCGCACTCCGGGCAACCTGCGCGCCTTTGTGCAGGCGCGGATGCGCAATCTGCGCACGGGCGCTTTGAGCGACCACCGTTTCCGCTCAGAAGACTCGGTTGAACGCGCGGTCATCGATGAAGTGGATATGCAATATCTCTACTCGGATGGAGATATGTTTTACTTCATGAATACCGGCACTTACGAACAGTATCATCTCCCCAGGGAAGTGGTTGGCGACCGGGCGCAATACATGATGCCAGACGTCATCCTGAAGATCGACTTTTACGATGGCCGCCCCATCGATATCTCGCTGCCTGCAACCGTTGACCTGAAGGTGGTGGAAACCGAGCCGGGCATCAAAGGCGCCTCTGCCACCAATGTGACCAAGGCTGCCAAGATGGAGACCGGTCTGGTGGTCCAGGTCCCTCCGTTTATCGATGAGGGTGAAGTGATTCGAATCGATACTGCCAACGGCTCCTACCTTGCCCGTGCTAACTAGTGTCGTGTTACCGAAGAAAGTAAAACAGGCGATGGTCTGTCACCCTGAGCGCAGCGAAGGGTCTCTGCTTTCCTTTTCTTTGGGAAAATGCAGGGATTCTTCGCGGAGTTTACCCTGAGCCATTTCACTCGTTCAGGGCCGTTCGCAAATGGAGGGCGAACGGGCTCAGCATGACAGCTTGCGTCGGGCGTGTTTCACTTATTTGCGTAACGCCGCACTAGTACAGTCTTTCGCTACACTACCCCACTTCGCTGCCGCGCAATTAGTGGGTCTTCATAACACCACTACCCTTGCAGCGTGTATCGGCATACTTTACAAGGGAGCTCTCACGAAAAAGTAGATGCGGGTTCTGTGGGGAGTCCCGCTACGAAGGGATTCCCGGCGGGCCAAGTATTTCGAGCCCGAACTCTGCCGCGGCTGCCAGGCTCCGGTCCCGGTTCGGCAGCGGAACGCCTGCCGGCGGAATCGTAAGTGCCTTAGCTGGCTCGCCTAGCGTCCGAATAAATTTTTCAAAACCGGCCGGCTGGTTGACCACAATGCTGCGCGCTTGTGGCGATGTAACTGTGAAGGTGTGGGGGATGCCCCGTGGGCCATATACGAACGAGCCGGTTCTTGCCTCGATGATTCTGCCGCCAACCCAGAAGGTCAATTCGCCCTCCATGATAAAGAACCACTCATCCTCCCGGTGATGGACGTGCACGGGCGGCCCGGAGCCCTTCGGCGCCAGATGCTCAATAACCGTCACGCGTCCGGCGGTCATTTCACTAGTGGCCTTTACGATAGCCAGAGCGCCGAAGAACCAAAGAGCCTCTCCTTCTCCCTGTTTCAGGGCGATCGGGTTCACAGCTGGTATTGCAGGCATGTTCATGGTTTCTCCCGTCAATTGCAGTTGTATCGCTAGATTGTATTGAGCCGGAATTGGTTTTTTGACTTCCCCGGAGAGAAAGTATACCAGCATTTGCCTCCAATGCAATCTTCGAGGAGCACCTTGCTTCCCGAGCCAGCCGCCACGGCTATCTAGCCGGCTAGCTGGAAACTCACCCGTTATCGTTCGCTAAGAAAATTTGACAAAAAACAGCTATAATATCCTCGAAGGCAAACAAAAGGCGAACATGACCCCCAAGGCCCCCACAATCCGGTTCGGCCCAGCGGGCTGGTCTTACGACGATTGGAATGGGATTGTGTATCCGGCGCACCGGCCACATGGCTTTCACGAAGCTGAATATCTGGCCAACTTTTTTGACACGATTGAAATCAACACAACGTTTTACCATCCGCCACGCGCCGAGGTTTCGCGAAGCTGGATCAACCGCGTGCGGCACAATCCGAACTTCCGGTTCACTGCCAAATTATGGCAACGGTTCACGCATGAACGGACGGCCAGCCAGCATGATGAGAGAGAGTTCAAAGAAGGCGTTGCGCCGCTTCTCGAAGCAGGATTGCTGGGGGCGCTGCTGATGCAGTTTCCTTGGTCATTCAAGAACAGCAAGGAGAACCGGGAATACGTTGGCGGGCTGGTGATGCAGTTCATGGAGTACCCGCTGGTCCTGGAAGTTCGGCATGAGTCGTGGAACAAGCCGGAAATCTACCAGATGCTCCACGATCTTGGCGTGGGTTTTTGCAACATTGACCAGCCGGTGATCGGGCGGTCCATCCGGCCGAGTGACCGCACCACGTCCCCCATCGGATACGTTCGCCTCCACGGCCGGAACTACGAGCACTGGTTCACATCCAGCGAGCATCCCGAAGAGCGTTACGACTATCTCTACGGCATAGACGAACTCGAAAGCTGGGCTGAACGGATCAGGCACGTTGCGGAAGCAGGCGAGGCAACCTACGTCATCACCAACAACCACTTCCGGGGAAAGGCGATTGCCAACGCCCTTCAGTTGATCAGCATCATCCGGAACCAGCCTGTGCCCGTTCCTCCATCGTTGATCAGCGAGTATCCTGCGCTCGATAGCATCGCAGCCGCTTCACCCGGCCTTGCTGTGCCGGAACAATCCAGCTTCCTGTTCGGGGCCGGTGGAACGACCAATTGACAGTGATCACGAGCAGTTGTTAGCATATTAAACTCTGCAGATCATCGGGGATCACATAAGATCGAGTGATTGCAGTCCGCTCCCCGACGAGGGCCCCCATTGCCCGAGAGATTTGCAAGGCCCTGGTCCCCGTCGTCTAGCCCGGCCTAGGACATCGCCCTTTCACGGCGGTAACGCGGGTTCAAATCCCGCCGGGGACGCCAACTTTTTTAACCACTTGGAAGTTTCCCCTCATTACTGAGGTACAAAACCGTAGCTGGCTCCTGACGCAGTTCCAGTTGCGAGTGAAATGTGGAATCCCTGTCCGCCTCAGCCCAAAGGTCAACCCCAAATGACGCTAGCCCGCTTTTTCTCACCGATCGAAGGAAAAAGGTTCTCACCTCTGGCACAAGCATTTTTGTGAGAAAGTCTTGCGCCAGAGAAGTAGGACAACCTTTTGCAAGCAGAGTGTAACCAACAATCCTTCGAATTTCGTCCTCTGAACCAACGGCAAGTTGTGGGGCGGCGGGTCTATGGATTGGCGCGGGCTATGAGGACCTGAACGACCACGATGAGTTGCGGGGCGACCCGCTGCTGGCGGTGCTGGCGGAGAAGCCGGGTCCGACAGACGAGGGCCGGGCCCGGCCCGGCGGCGCGGGTCTCCAAGGAATTCGTCTATCAGGCGAGTGATGGTTGGTCGCGGGCACGACGCGTGGTGGCCAAAGCCGAGTATCTGGAGAAGGGCGAAAACCCGCGCTTTGTGGTGACGTTGCTGGCGACCGAATTGTGGGCAGCTCGACCGTTGTATGAAGAGCTCTACTGCACACGGGGGAAGATGGAGAACCACATCAAGGAACAACGGGTGCTCTTCGCCGACCGCGCCTCGATACCAAGCAGTGTTCCTAAATCTATCGGTGAGAAAAGCGGGCTTTGCATTCGGCTTAGAAAAATGAGATACGTGATGCTAATCACTCTCGGATGTGATTTGGATCATATCTTCTGAATAGCCTCCCGAGAGAGAGTAGCGATTTAGATCAGAACGTACGGGAGCAACGGAAGTTACGAAACATTCAGAACATTCGGTACGGACAGGATGAATCTTATGAATGCGACCGAAAAGTTCGTGGCTTTGTGGGGGGAAATGGGAACCAAGT
Coding sequences within it:
- a CDS encoding ChbG/HpnK family deacetylase; protein product: MKKLIVNADDFGLTEGVNRAILDGHKNGIITSTTLMANGVAFDSAVTAITTAPALGVGVHLNLTQGRPVSPASQVPSIVTSEGDFCPGPGILARQILTRRVRLGEVETELRSQIDKVLSTGTRITHLDSHKHIHLLPQIFSVVVKLAREYRIGCIRCPVEPASSALGPLLSGRSGWMRMSRQFLLGRALSTLATLQAKKVVEAGLHRPDRLFGLSQTGFLDVTILGTLLRGLPKGTSELMCHPGYVDEALLSTPTRLRVERETELGALTNKRIRELVTGLEIELISYDRL
- a CDS encoding DUF72 domain-containing protein, with the translated sequence MTPKAPTIRFGPAGWSYDDWNGIVYPAHRPHGFHEAEYLANFFDTIEINTTFYHPPRAEVSRSWINRVRHNPNFRFTAKLWQRFTHERTASQHDEREFKEGVAPLLEAGLLGALLMQFPWSFKNSKENREYVGGLVMQFMEYPLVLEVRHESWNKPEIYQMLHDLGVGFCNIDQPVIGRSIRPSDRTTSPIGYVRLHGRNYEHWFTSSEHPEERYDYLYGIDELESWAERIRHVAEAGEATYVITNNHFRGKAIANALQLISIIRNQPVPVPPSLISEYPALDSIAAASPGLAVPEQSSFLFGAGGTTN
- a CDS encoding glycosyltransferase family 39 protein; its protein translation is MDDVDAVQAQIARNMLASGDWVTARLDGIAYLEKAPLVYWTIATSYIVFGVHDWAARIPIALAAIGLCLLTAWFGGWAFGRRAGFYAGLCLATCVGLYLFTRILIPDVMLTGTIALALLAFLRTLEEDEPHPRLWAFILAASLGVGLLLKSLIAVVFPCGAALVYLLVTRQLLLKRTWQRLHLWSGVLVVFLIAAPWHILATLRNPPYFALTLHSGPGEYHGFLWFYFINEQLLRFLNLRYPRDYNTVPRLYFWLLNLVWLFPWAVYLPATARLSYKPANRAGRARLLALCWVGFVLVFFTFSTTQEYYTMPCYPAFALLLGSAMATEGESAWLHYGTKFLAILMGLCAIAAAAILVLVRGIATPGDISSALTSHPAAYTLALGHLEDLTLRSFAYLRAPLALAAVAFLLGAIGAWFLKTKRAYLAIALMMVLFIHAARLAMAIFDPYMSSHPLAESLKQAPAGKLIVDDQYYAFSAVFFYTNRGGLLLNGRVTNLEYGSNAPGAPDVFINDTDFKKLWLSNQRYYLVAYDSALPRFRSLVGSGNLHLITQSGGQVLVTNEPPKTG
- the asnB gene encoding asparagine synthase (glutamine-hydrolyzing) — protein: MCGITGFTRKKFEADSDRIREAVATLIHRGPDQQGVYQSNLAALGATRLKIIDLDSGDQPIVAEDGDTVIAFNGEVYNYAELRKELEGLGHRFKTRTDTETVLEAFREWDTDCFSRLRGMFAAALWTESSKRLVLARDRLGIKPLYVYRLNGDVIFGSELKSIFVHPEVERRLSLEGLNCFLSLNYVPCPWTLVEGIEKLPPGHLLEWRDGQISTQCFWRLSFQEEQRWTFETAKEQLDFLLRESMREHMISDVPLGIWLSGGIDSSTILHYAADATPSKLKTFSITFRGRSFDETDYVRQVSSHYGTDHHEFDLNPETDLASAIEEFAYFSDEPSADSGALPVWFLSKMSRQHVTVALSGEGGDELLGGYLTYVADKWAGLARRFPRFVRQAALRVAQCVPASDEKIGLDYKLKRFLEGSLLSAERAHLHWNGTFSEAEKKSFFAGADAECLDSVLRQIPPGPSTLGSLNRFLWLDQVCYLPDDILYKTDRMSMAHALEVRPPFLDHRLVEFCASLPAEFKIRGNRRKYVLEELMKGKLPPVVLRRKKIGLDIPTHDWLRGPLLELLRDTLSANAVNRTRLFRADMIQNFIRQHMERRQNLGFHLWGLMIFFLWLNKWQIQTTQIPEPRQESLEKVVTFT
- a CDS encoding cupin domain-containing protein encodes the protein MPAIPAVNPIALKQGEGEALWFFGALAIVKATSEMTAGRVTVIEHLAPKGSGPPVHVHHREDEWFFIMEGELTFWVGGRIIEARTGSFVYGPRGIPHTFTVTSPQARSIVVNQPAGFEKFIRTLGEPAKALTIPPAGVPLPNRDRSLAAAAEFGLEILGPPGIPS
- the efp gene encoding elongation factor P — protein: MNANDLRPGMVINHNGELFSIHKAEHRTPGNLRAFVQARMRNLRTGALSDHRFRSEDSVERAVIDEVDMQYLYSDGDMFYFMNTGTYEQYHLPREVVGDRAQYMMPDVILKIDFYDGRPIDISLPATVDLKVVETEPGIKGASATNVTKAAKMETGLVVQVPPFIDEGEVIRIDTANGSYLARAN